A genomic segment from Streptosporangium roseum DSM 43021 encodes:
- a CDS encoding MFS transporter has translation MAQAVQAGDQRGQAGPAVWSRSFGLFFTARSVSMLGAAMVPFATAVGVGGLGYGATGVGLALAAWMGPFAVLILFGGVFADRFTPRRMMIGADTVRVVTQGAGAALFVFDRPQLWQILVISAVNGVAAAMYQPGVSSTVPRVAADVQRANATLRVSESIMLLAGPGVAGAIVGFAGVGVVFAIDAVGFAISAACLLLLRLPVVAAPAAEASMWRNLRGGWQEFRSRTWMWSVILIWAVFGVTLFGPMIPLGSVLITGRLDEAAYGLVMSASGAGTIVGGLVAMRVRPVRPLMAGAIGLFGFGLEPLSIATEAPLAIMMAAHVVGGAGWAFWSVMWATSVQTQVPPEALNRVTAYEVAGSTLFVPLGQVLAGPVAGVVGARELLAVSSVVAVAGCVALLLVPAIRGLRRVAPA, from the coding sequence GTGGCGCAGGCCGTACAAGCTGGTGATCAGCGGGGACAGGCGGGGCCCGCAGTCTGGTCGCGGAGTTTCGGGCTGTTCTTCACCGCGCGGTCCGTCTCCATGCTCGGTGCCGCGATGGTCCCGTTCGCGACGGCGGTCGGCGTGGGCGGGCTCGGCTACGGCGCGACCGGGGTCGGGCTGGCGCTGGCCGCGTGGATGGGCCCCTTCGCGGTGCTCATCCTGTTCGGCGGGGTGTTCGCCGACCGGTTCACGCCGCGGCGCATGATGATCGGCGCCGACACGGTCCGGGTGGTGACCCAGGGGGCCGGCGCGGCGCTGTTCGTCTTCGACCGGCCGCAGCTCTGGCAGATCCTGGTCATCTCCGCGGTCAACGGCGTGGCCGCCGCGATGTACCAGCCCGGCGTCTCCAGCACGGTCCCGCGCGTGGCCGCCGACGTGCAGAGGGCCAACGCGACCCTGCGCGTCTCCGAGTCGATCATGCTGCTGGCCGGGCCCGGCGTCGCGGGCGCCATCGTCGGCTTCGCCGGGGTGGGGGTCGTCTTCGCGATCGACGCGGTCGGGTTCGCGATCAGCGCGGCCTGCCTGCTCCTGCTGCGCCTGCCGGTGGTCGCGGCGCCCGCCGCCGAGGCCTCGATGTGGCGCAACCTGCGCGGCGGCTGGCAGGAGTTCCGGTCCAGGACCTGGATGTGGTCGGTGATCCTGATCTGGGCGGTCTTCGGCGTCACCCTGTTCGGCCCGATGATCCCGCTGGGCTCGGTGCTCATCACCGGACGGCTCGACGAGGCCGCCTACGGCCTGGTCATGTCCGCCTCCGGCGCCGGCACCATCGTCGGGGGCCTGGTCGCGATGCGGGTCCGCCCGGTCCGGCCGCTGATGGCCGGGGCGATCGGCCTGTTCGGCTTCGGGCTGGAGCCGCTGTCCATCGCCACCGAGGCGCCGCTGGCGATCATGATGGCCGCGCACGTGGTGGGCGGCGCGGGCTGGGCGTTCTGGTCGGTCATGTGGGCCACGAGCGTGCAGACCCAGGTGCCGCCGGAGGCGCTCAACCGGGTCACCGCCTACGAGGTCGCCGGATCGACCCTGTTCGTCCCGCTCGGCCAGGTGCTCGCCGGCCCGGTGGCCGGGGTGGTCGGGGCGCGGGAGCTGCTCGCCGTCTCCTCGGTCGTGGCGGTCGCCGGCTGCGTCGCCCTGCTGCTGGTGCCCGCGATCCGGGGGCTGCGCCGGGTGGCCCCGGCCTGA